CCGGGTGGGTGACGCTGCCCGCGTTCCTGGAACCGCATCTCGCGGCCCGCAACACGACGACGGTGGGCGATCTGCCGTACCGCATCGACAAGGCGCTGCACTTCTCCAACGGCGGCGGGGTGTACCGGGGCGTCGACACCCGCGACGGGCGCGCCGTGGTGCTGAAGGAGGGCCGGCCGCACGCCGGGCTGGCCTCGGACGGCGCGGACGCGATATCGCGGCTGGAGCGGGAGAAGGAGGCCCTGGAGGCGCTGGCCGGCACGGGTGCGGCGCCCGAGGTGCGGGACTGGTTCACCCTGGGCGACCACCGCTTCCTGGTCATGGACCTGGTGCCGGGCCGGCCCCTCAACTCCTTCTTCGCCGAACGGCATCCGCTGCTCGCCCCCGACCCGGATCCGGCGGCCGTCGCCGCGTACACGGCGTGGGCGGTGCGTGTGCACCGGGCGGTGGAGCGTGCCGTGGAGACGGTCCACGAGCGCGGGATCGTCTTCAACGACCTGCACGTCTTCAACATCATGGTCGCGCCCGACGAGGAGTCGGTGTGCCTGATCGACTTCGAGGCGGCGGCCCCGGTCGGCCACAACGGCCGCCAGGTCGTGGCGCACCCCGGGTTCTTCGCACCGCCCGACCGCCGGGGCGCCGACGTGGACCGCTATGCGCTGGCCTGTCTGCGGCTCGCCCTGTTCCTGCCCGTCACCACGCTGTTCGTGGTGGACCGGGGCAAGGCGGCCCATCTGGCGGAGGTGATCGCGGAGCAGTTCCCGGACGTCCCGCCGGAGTTCCTGGACGAGGCGGTGGCGGAGATCACCCGGTCCGTCCGGGACGACACGCACGCCGCCCCGGACGACACGGAGAACGGGACCCGGACCGCCGGGCGGGTCACGCGCGTGCCGTCCGCGCCGGCCTTCCGGGTGGAGCCCGGCGACTGGCCGCACAGCCGTGACTCGATGGTCAAGGCGATCCTCGCCTCCGCCACCCCGGACCGCGCCGACCGGCTCTATCCCGGGGACGTCGCCCAGTTCTCCGACGGCGGCGGGCTCGGCCTGGCGCACGGCGCGGCCGGCGTCCTGTACGCGCTGGCGGCGACCGGCGCGGAGCGTCACGAGGAGGGCGAACGCTGGCTCCTCGACCGCACGGCCCCGCCGCCGACCGGAACCCCGCTCGGGCTGTACGACGGGCTCGCGGGCGTCGCCCATGTGCTGGACCTGCTGGGACACCGCGGGCGGGCGCTGGACCTGATCGACGGCATCCTGCGCGAGCGGTGGCAGAACCTGTCCTCGGACCTGCACGGGGGCCTGGCGGGGCTGGGGCTCGTCCTCGACGGCCTGGCCCGCCGCACCGGTGAGGCGGAGCTGCGCGAGCGGGCGGCCGAGGCCGCCGACATCGTCGTACGGCGGCTCGCCGAACCGGTGCCCGACACGACGGGGCGACGGCGGGCCGGGCTGCTGCGGGGCGCGAGCGGGCCCGCCCTGTTCCTGCTCCGCCGGTACGAGGAGACCGGCGACCGGGAGCAGCTGGCGGCGGCGGGCGTCGCGCTGCGCCGGGACCTGGCGTGCTGCGCGGAGCGGGAGGGAGGCGCGGTGGAGGTCGACGAGGGCTGGCGGACCCTGCCCTATCTGGGAGACGGCAGCGTGGGCGTGGGCATGGTGCTCGACGACCTCGTGACCCATGACCCGGACGCCGGAGCGGAGTTCGCGCGGGCCCGGGCCGGCATCCGCACCGCGGCCACCTCCCGCTTCTACGCGCAGCCCGGTCTCTTCCAGGGCCGCGCCGGCATGATCCTGCACCTCGCCCGCACCATCGGACCCGGCGCGACCCGGGCACGGCTCGACGAACAGATCGCCGCGCTGGGCTGGTTCGCGATGCCCTACCAGGGCCAGCTCGCCTTCCCCGGGCACCAGATGATGCGGCTCTCCATGGACCTCGGCACGGGCACCGCGGGCTGTCTGCTCGCCCTGTCCGCCGCCCTCGACGCGGACGGCTCGGGCCCCGGCGCCCACCTGCCGTTCCTTCCGCCGCCGCACCGGCGGCCCTCATGACGCGGCTCCTCGACGCATGACGGAGTCGTGACGCAACCCGTCCCCACGGGACGCAGCCATCCAACCGACGAAAGGACACCCCATGGCCCTTCTCGACCTGCAGACGATGGAATCCGACGAGCACACCGGCGGCGGCGGCAACAGCACCGTCAGTCTGCTGTCGTGCATCAGCGCGGCGAGCGTCCTGCTCTGTCTCTGACGGGCGTGACCCGCACGGCACGCACGACGCGTTCGCAGACGTCGTCGTGCTGACCGCCCCGGGCGGCCCGCTCCCCCACGAGGGACGGGCCGTCCGGGGTCCGGTCTTCCCCGAGACCCCGAGACCCCGAGTCCGCGAGTCCCCGAGAACGCACGGGAGCAGCATGCCGACCGACCGGACCACCGATGACGGGCTGCTCGGCGCGGCGGCCCGGCACAGCGGCTCGCGTTGCACGGCCCTGGTGCTGCTCGGCGTCATGGCGACGGGCGCCGGGCTGCTCCTGCCGGCCGCCCTCGGCCGGGCCCTCGACCTGTTGCTCGCCCACGCCCCCGCGACCCGCTGGGTGCTGTACTGCGGGGCCCTGGTGCTGCTGCTGACCCTGCTGGACGCGTGCGAGACCGTCCTCGGCGGCACGCTCGACGCCCGCAGCACCGCCTTCCTGCGCCGCAGGGTCACCGGGCACGTCCTCGCCGCCGGCCCGCGGGTCGCCGTCCGCTTCGGGGCCGGCGACCTCGTGGCGCGGGTGGTCGGCAGCGCCGCGCAGGCCGGTGCGGGCCCCGCCGCCCGGGCCGCGCTGCTGGCCGCGCTCGCCGGACCCGTCGGGGCGGTCGCGGCGCTCGCCGTCCTCGACCCGTGGCTCGCGGCCGTGTTCCTCACCGGCGCGCCGCTCCTGGCCCTGCTGCTGAGGGCGCTCGCCCGCGACACCTCGGCGGCCGCGGCCGGCTACCAGCGGGCGCAGGGGCGGATCGCCGACGCGCTCGCCCAGGCGATCGACGGCGCCCGCACGATCCGCGCGGCCGGCACGCAGGCCCGCGACACGGCACGCGTCCTGCGCCCGCTGCCCGAGCTGTCGCAGGCGGGCCGGCGCATGTGGCGGGTGCAGGGCCGGGCGGCGGCGCAGGCCGTGACGGTGGCGCCGCTGCTGCACCTCGGCGTCGTCGCCGTGGCCGGACTGCTGCTCACCCGGCACCGGCTGTCGCCGGGCGACGTGCTCGCCGCGTCGCGCTACGCCGTGCTGGCGACCGGCGTCGGCGTGCTGGTGGGCCGGCTGTCCGGCCTGGCCCGGTCCCGTGCGGCCGCCGCCCGTCTGGGCGAAGTCCTGGCCGAGCCCGCTCCGGCCTACGGCGACCGCCGTCTCCCGCCGGACGGTCCGGGCCGGCTGGAGTTCCGCGGGGTGAGCGCCCGCCGCGGCGGCCGTACGGTCCTGGACGGCGTCGACCTGGTCGTGCCGGGCGGGACGACCCTGGCGCTGGTGGGCCGCTCGGGCGCGGGCAAGTCCCTGCTGGCCGCGTTGGCGGGCCGGCTCGCCGACCCGGACGCCGGTGAGGTCCTGCTGGACGGCGTCCCGCTGCCCGACCTCCCCCGGTCCGCTCTGCGGGCGGAGATCGCCCAGGCCTTCGACCGCCCGGCCCTGCTGGGCGCGACCGTCGAGGACACCCTCGCACTGAGCGCCCCCGGCCGCGCCCCCTCCCCCGCCCTGGTCCGCGAGGCCGCCCGCACGGCCCGCGCGGACGACTTCGTCCGCCGCCTGCCCCACGGCTACGCCACGCTCTGCGCCGACGCCCCGCACTCCGGCGGCGAGGCCCAACGCCTCGGCCTGGCCCGCGCGTTCGCGCACGGCGGCCGGCTCCTCATCCTCGACGACGCCCTCTCCAGCCTCGACACGATCACCGAACGCCAGGTCACGGACGTCGTGTTCGGCCCGGCGACGGGCGCCACCCGGCTCGTCACCGCCCATCGCGCCGGCACGGCAGCCCGCGCCGACCGGGTGGCCTGGCTGGACGGCGGCCGCGTCCGCGCCGTGGGCGCCCACCGGGAGCTGTGGCAGCTGCCGGAGTACCGGGCGGTCTTCGGCGCGGCGGGCGACCCGGCGGCCGAAGCGAGGACCGGGACCGGCGCGCGGCCCGCCGGCGGCGAAGGCCGGGAGGGGGGCCGATGAGCGCCGCACGGGGCGGGCGGCGCGGGCTCACGGTGCACGCGGGCCGGTTCCTGGCGAGGCGGCGGTGGGCGCTGGTGCGGCTCGCCGGGTGGTCGGTGCTGGAGGCCGGCCAGACCTTCCTGCTCGGATACGCCCTGGCCAAGGCCCTGGACGACGGTTTCCTCGCCGGACGCGCCGATGTGGGGCTGTGGTGGCTGGGAACCGCCGGGCTCGGGGTGCTCGTGGGCGCGTACGGCACCGCGCGGGTGTACGGCGCGGTAGCGGCGCTGGTCGAACCGCTCCGGGACGGGCTGGTCGCCGGGGTGGTGGAGCGGGGGGTGCGCGAGGCGGACCGAGGGGCGCTCTCGGGCCTCACCCAGCAGGTGGAGATCGCCCGGGACGCCTTCGCCGGGCTGATCATGGTCTCCCGCTCGTTCGTGTTCACCTCCGTCGGCGCGCTGGCCGGTCTGAGCTCGCTCGCGCCGCCGCTGCTGCTGGTCGTCGCGCCGCCGCTGGCCGCCGGGGTGGCGCTGTTCGCGGTGACCCTCGGTCCGCTGGCGCGACGGCAGGAGGCGTATCTCGGCGCGGACGAGGCGCTGGCGAAGAGCCTGGGCGCCGTCTGCCCGGGGCTGCGGGACGTCACGGCGGCCGGTGCGGAGGACCGGATCGCCGCCGACACGGCCGCCCTGGTCGACGCCGAGCTGCGCGCGGCACGCGCCCTGGCCCGGTGGGGCGTGGCCCGCGTGGTCTGCCTCGCGCTGGGCGGCCACCTCCCCCTGGTCCTGCTGCTGGCCGGCGCGCCCTGGCTCCTGGCCCACGGCGTCACCCCCGGAGCGCTGGTCGGCGCCCTCGCCTATGTGACGCAGTCCCTGCTCCCGGCGCTGACCGGCCTCATCCACGGTCTGGGCACGAGCGGCTCCCGCCTCGCCGTCGTCCTGCGCCGTTTGACGGCACCCGAGGAGGGGACCGGCGCGCCCCCCGTCGAGGGCACCGACCCGGCGCCCCCCGCTCGCACCCCGCACCCTGGCCCGATGCCGGCCCCGCGGGTCGGTCCGCCGGCCTCCCCGCCGGCCGCCCCGGAGGGCGAGGACTCCTCCCACGGTCGGGCGGGCGCCGCACCGGCCCCCGGCCGGACCGCACCCACGATCCCGCCTCGCACCCCGACCCGCCCCCGCACCGCCCAGGGCCGGCCCGTGCCCACCCCGTCCGACCGCCCGGCGAACGGCTCGTCCCCCGGCCCGCCGGCCGCCGCTCTTTCGCTGGACGCCCTCTCCTTCGCCTACGGACCCGCCTCCGCACCCGTCGTCGACGGCCTCACGCTGAGTCTGCCCGCCGGGGCGCATCTGGCCGTGGCAGGTCCGAGCGGGGTCGGGAAGTCGACGCTGACCGCACTGGTCGCCGGGCTGCTGACACCCGTGGGCGGCGCGATCCGGATCTGCGGCCGGCCGGTGCCGGGCGCCCAGGCCGCCGCGCGGCGCGTGCTCATCCCTCAGGAGGCGTACGTGTTCGGGGGCACCCTCGGTGAGAACCTCGGGCACCTTCGACCGGACCACGTGCCCGAGGAGGAGATGCTGGCCGCCGCCTCCGCGGTCGGGCTGGCCCCGCTGATGGACGCGCTGGGCGGGCCGGCGGCACGGATCGACCCGGCGGCGCTGTCGGCGGGCGAGCGCCAGCTGATCGCGCTGACGCGCGCGTACCTGTCGTCCGCCCCGCTCGCCCTCCTGGACGAGGCGACCTGTCATCTGGACCCGGAGGCCGAGGCGCGCGCCGAGCGGGCGTTCGCGGCCCGGCCGGGCGGCACCCTGGTCGTCGTCGCCCACCGCGTCAGCTCGGTCCTGCGCGCCGAACGGGTGCTGGTCATGGACGGTCCGCGCACGACGTACGGGACGCACGACGAGGTGCTGCGCCGCTCTCCCCTCTACCGTGACCTGGTCGGCGGCTGGACGGCCGCCACGGACGCCGGGACGACCGCGAACGGCGGACGGGCGTCACAGCCAGCCCTGCCCCTGCGAGATGCGGATGGCGTCGACGCGGTTGCGGGCGCCGGTCTTGCGGGTGATCGCCGCCATGTAGTTGCGCACGGTCCCGTGGGACAGGTGCAGACTCCCGGCGATCTCCGCGACGGAGGCGCCCTCGGCGGCGAGGGTCAGCACGCTTAACTCCCGACGGGTCAGCGGCATCTCGGCGGCCTTGAGGAAGCCGAACCCCAGCGAGTCGGTGACGAAACGTTCCCCCTGAGCGACCCTGCGGATACCCCGCAGCAGTTGCTCCGGCGTGCCCGCCTTGTCGACGTACCCGAGCGCCCCCGCCTCCAGCGCCCGTTTCAGCAGGCCCGGCCGGTGCGCACTGGCCAGGACCAGCAGCCGCGGCGACGGCGTCCCGCCGCCGCGCGGGCACAGGTCGCCCAGCGGCGGGATGCCGTACGTGTCCGAGCAGTCGAGATCCGCCGCGCACACGTCCGGCCGGACCGCC
The window above is part of the Streptomyces sp. NBC_00425 genome. Proteins encoded here:
- the lanKC gene encoding class III lanthionine synthetase LanKC; this encodes MDKRYEVYALADAHFYETPDRLAADGVAAPLFDTARRPVPGGWSSARVGDWLTMTPLDADGSPAAGPAQGWKIHASATRRNAERIAAIVWDYCVAHRVPFKFVPGPHLLHLRNTKYAGRDTSGKFVTVYPRDEEQLHEILRELGTLLEGFEGPYILTDLRWHDGPLYVRYGAFARMYVVDDRGSLVPAVRDGSGTLVPDRRAPSFQTPGWVTLPAFLEPHLAARNTTTVGDLPYRIDKALHFSNGGGVYRGVDTRDGRAVVLKEGRPHAGLASDGADAISRLEREKEALEALAGTGAAPEVRDWFTLGDHRFLVMDLVPGRPLNSFFAERHPLLAPDPDPAAVAAYTAWAVRVHRAVERAVETVHERGIVFNDLHVFNIMVAPDEESVCLIDFEAAAPVGHNGRQVVAHPGFFAPPDRRGADVDRYALACLRLALFLPVTTLFVVDRGKAAHLAEVIAEQFPDVPPEFLDEAVAEITRSVRDDTHAAPDDTENGTRTAGRVTRVPSAPAFRVEPGDWPHSRDSMVKAILASATPDRADRLYPGDVAQFSDGGGLGLAHGAAGVLYALAATGAERHEEGERWLLDRTAPPPTGTPLGLYDGLAGVAHVLDLLGHRGRALDLIDGILRERWQNLSSDLHGGLAGLGLVLDGLARRTGEAELRERAAEAADIVVRRLAEPVPDTTGRRRAGLLRGASGPALFLLRRYEETGDREQLAAAGVALRRDLACCAEREGGAVEVDEGWRTLPYLGDGSVGVGMVLDDLVTHDPDAGAEFARARAGIRTAATSRFYAQPGLFQGRAGMILHLARTIGPGATRARLDEQIAALGWFAMPYQGQLAFPGHQMMRLSMDLGTGTAGCLLALSAALDADGSGPGAHLPFLPPPHRRPS
- a CDS encoding SapB/AmfS family lanthipeptide, which translates into the protein MALLDLQTMESDEHTGGGGNSTVSLLSCISAASVLLCL
- a CDS encoding ABC transporter ATP-binding protein, which translates into the protein MPTDRTTDDGLLGAAARHSGSRCTALVLLGVMATGAGLLLPAALGRALDLLLAHAPATRWVLYCGALVLLLTLLDACETVLGGTLDARSTAFLRRRVTGHVLAAGPRVAVRFGAGDLVARVVGSAAQAGAGPAARAALLAALAGPVGAVAALAVLDPWLAAVFLTGAPLLALLLRALARDTSAAAAGYQRAQGRIADALAQAIDGARTIRAAGTQARDTARVLRPLPELSQAGRRMWRVQGRAAAQAVTVAPLLHLGVVAVAGLLLTRHRLSPGDVLAASRYAVLATGVGVLVGRLSGLARSRAAAARLGEVLAEPAPAYGDRRLPPDGPGRLEFRGVSARRGGRTVLDGVDLVVPGGTTLALVGRSGAGKSLLAALAGRLADPDAGEVLLDGVPLPDLPRSALRAEIAQAFDRPALLGATVEDTLALSAPGRAPSPALVREAARTARADDFVRRLPHGYATLCADAPHSGGEAQRLGLARAFAHGGRLLILDDALSSLDTITERQVTDVVFGPATGATRLVTAHRAGTAARADRVAWLDGGRVRAVGAHRELWQLPEYRAVFGAAGDPAAEARTGTGARPAGGEGREGGR
- a CDS encoding ABC transporter ATP-binding protein, which gives rise to MSAARGGRRGLTVHAGRFLARRRWALVRLAGWSVLEAGQTFLLGYALAKALDDGFLAGRADVGLWWLGTAGLGVLVGAYGTARVYGAVAALVEPLRDGLVAGVVERGVREADRGALSGLTQQVEIARDAFAGLIMVSRSFVFTSVGALAGLSSLAPPLLLVVAPPLAAGVALFAVTLGPLARRQEAYLGADEALAKSLGAVCPGLRDVTAAGAEDRIAADTAALVDAELRAARALARWGVARVVCLALGGHLPLVLLLAGAPWLLAHGVTPGALVGALAYVTQSLLPALTGLIHGLGTSGSRLAVVLRRLTAPEEGTGAPPVEGTDPAPPARTPHPGPMPAPRVGPPASPPAAPEGEDSSHGRAGAAPAPGRTAPTIPPRTPTRPRTAQGRPVPTPSDRPANGSSPGPPAAALSLDALSFAYGPASAPVVDGLTLSLPAGAHLAVAGPSGVGKSTLTALVAGLLTPVGGAIRICGRPVPGAQAAARRVLIPQEAYVFGGTLGENLGHLRPDHVPEEEMLAAASAVGLAPLMDALGGPAARIDPAALSAGERQLIALTRAYLSSAPLALLDEATCHLDPEAEARAERAFAARPGGTLVVVAHRVSSVLRAERVLVMDGPRTTYGTHDEVLRRSPLYRDLVGGWTAATDAGTTANGGRASQPALPLRDADGVDAVAGAGLAGDRRHVVAHGPVGQVQTPGDLRDGGALGGEGQHA